From the Buchnera aphidicola (Ceratovacuna japonica) genome, one window contains:
- the nuoF gene encoding NADH-quinone oxidoreductase subunit NuoF, producing the protein MNNYFHKNEETHPLTWRINNYKESVSIGEYENKRGYLALKFALKNLSPNEVISIVKDSKLKGRGGGGFLTGEKWNLIPKKKNSCEDIYLLCNADEMEPGTYKDRFLMERLPHLLLEGIILSAYAIQASFSYIFLREEYYLSKTLLEKSILEAKKKKYIGKNILNSGFNLEIFIHTGAGRYICGEETALINSLEGKRPNPRTKPPFPSQSGLWNKPTCVNNVETLSNIPAIILNGSKWYKNISKNDDTGTKLMGFSGKVKKPGIWELPFGIKAREILEDYAGGMKDGYYLKAWLPGGSGTGILTESYLDISMDFKSVYLAGSRLGTGISIAIDNEINIVSLLFNIETFFARESCGWCTPCREGLPWSLKILQDLKNKIGKPGDIEMLEKICKNLDVGKTFCAFAPGAVSPLYNAIKYFREEFENGIDFNGPNIKNKIFGIQSNNLNSI; encoded by the coding sequence ATGAATAATTACTTTCATAAAAATGAAGAAACTCATCCTCTTACATGGAGAATAAATAATTATAAAGAGTCTGTTTCTATTGGCGAATATGAAAATAAAAGAGGTTATTTAGCGTTAAAATTTGCTCTTAAAAATCTTTCTCCAAATGAAGTTATTTCTATTGTAAAAGATTCCAAATTAAAAGGAAGAGGAGGGGGAGGTTTTTTAACAGGAGAAAAATGGAATTTAATTCCTAAAAAAAAAAATAGTTGTGAAGATATATATTTGTTATGCAATGCTGATGAAATGGAGCCTGGTACATATAAAGATAGATTTTTAATGGAAAGATTACCTCATTTGTTATTAGAAGGTATAATATTAAGTGCATATGCTATTCAAGCATCTTTTAGTTATATATTTCTAAGAGAAGAATATTATTTGTCAAAAACTTTACTAGAAAAATCTATATTAGAAGCAAAAAAAAAAAAATATATAGGAAAAAATATATTAAATAGTGGATTTAATTTAGAAATTTTTATACATACTGGAGCTGGAAGATATATATGTGGAGAAGAAACAGCATTAATAAATTCTTTAGAAGGGAAAAGACCTAATCCTAGAACTAAACCTCCATTTCCATCACAATCAGGATTGTGGAATAAACCTACTTGTGTAAACAATGTAGAAACTTTATCTAATATTCCAGCAATAATACTTAATGGATCTAAATGGTACAAAAATATTTCAAAGAATGATGATACAGGAACTAAATTAATGGGCTTTTCGGGAAAAGTTAAAAAACCTGGTATTTGGGAACTTCCTTTTGGAATAAAAGCTAGAGAAATATTAGAAGATTATGCCGGAGGAATGAAAGATGGTTACTATTTAAAAGCTTGGCTTCCTGGAGGATCTGGAACTGGAATTCTTACTGAATCTTATCTGGATATATCAATGGATTTTAAAAGCGTTTATTTAGCAGGAAGTAGGTTAGGAACTGGAATTTCTATAGCTATAGATAATGAAATTAACATAGTTTCTTTATTATTTAATATAGAAACTTTTTTTGCTAGAGAGTCATGTGGCTGGTGTACCCCGTGTAGAGAAGGATTGCCTTGGTCATTAAAAATACTACAAGATTTGAAAAATAAAATTGGAAAACCTGGTGATATTGAAATGTTAGAAAAAATATGTAAAAATTTAGATGTAGGAAAAACTTTTTGTGCTTTTGCTCCTGGAGCTGTAAGCCCTTTATATAATGCTATTAAATACTTTAGAGAAGAGTTTGAGAATGGAATAGATTTTAACGGGCCTAACATAAAAAACAAAATTTTTGGAATTCAATCAAATAATTTAAATAGTATATAA
- the nuoG gene encoding NADH-quinone oxidoreductase subunit NuoG, producing the protein MLIDEKRYKIDLSKNVLQNCLENNVNIPYFCWHPSLGSVGSCRQCAISHKFVDINGIVKTRIVMSCMLNPEKDMKIYVNDNESYKFRKSILELLMLHHPHDCPICPEGGSCHLQDVTMMSGHHTRKYRYSKRTYKNQYLGKFISHEMNRCISCYRCVRFYKDYADGKDFDVYGLSNSLYFGRVEDGNLESEHSGNLIEICPTGVFTDKLHNKNYSRKIDMNHTPSVCNFCSVGCNIIISERLGIFRKVENRYHGNINGHFICDLGRFGNHFINDKKIPLYPILLKKNKKFKLNKKEAINEAKKILSKSKKILGIGSYRSSIENNFSLLNFVGKKNFSNGMIKTESKCNNIITNFLKKNCSNVPTLKEVENYDSIIIIGQDITITAPRMSLSVRQSVKNIVNKKKINFKKICSSLNISYKNKIFSKNNSSIFVLSNDSTKLEDISKINYYSDYVGQTKFLFFLEKTISKKKFKKCNFFISIKEKILYIAKILELCEKPLIILSFHDNDLNLTKSCINLISSVKKINSNLGSIFLTSGPNSISTSIMSKISLDDILKTAYRERNISIILIENDLYRLISKNIIEKILKKNNKIIVLDYINTNSMKKFTLSLPINSFLERTGTIVNYEGRAQKYFKLFDKKYYNKLSIRMDAWKWISKIYYKIKKKKSRCNNLNNIINLCIKDIPDFEGIQNTSPRYNFKISGQKIPRYTNRASGRTILRNSKEDFKKDIIYDSDTMFSTSMEGYKNFNNKISHIPFVWNPGINSPQAWNNIPKKNFFSGKKIFRTTKKISIKPNKIFFYENFNKNEFVVTRYNSLFENEEISQLHNVLDKKNDLIPGFISFKYKNFSKFKKNSILLFRFNSKNFKIMLYFSKFLKYGYISLPIGLYKIPLFLNGCKIKKFKII; encoded by the coding sequence ATGTTAATAGATGAAAAAAGATATAAAATAGATTTATCAAAAAATGTATTACAAAATTGTCTTGAAAATAATGTTAATATTCCATATTTTTGCTGGCATCCTTCTTTAGGAAGCGTTGGTTCTTGTAGGCAGTGTGCTATAAGTCATAAATTTGTAGATATAAATGGAATTGTTAAGACTAGAATAGTTATGTCATGTATGTTAAATCCTGAAAAAGACATGAAAATTTATGTTAATGATAATGAATCTTATAAATTTAGAAAAAGTATATTAGAATTATTAATGTTACATCATCCTCATGATTGTCCTATATGTCCAGAGGGTGGAAGTTGTCATTTACAAGACGTAACAATGATGTCGGGTCATCATACAAGAAAATATAGATATTCTAAAAGAACATACAAAAATCAATATTTAGGAAAGTTCATATCTCATGAAATGAATAGATGTATTTCGTGTTATAGATGTGTTAGATTTTATAAGGATTATGCAGATGGAAAAGATTTTGATGTATATGGTTTGTCAAATAGTCTTTATTTTGGAAGAGTAGAAGATGGAAATTTAGAAAGTGAACATTCTGGTAACTTAATAGAAATTTGCCCTACAGGAGTTTTTACTGATAAACTTCACAATAAGAATTATAGTAGAAAAATTGATATGAACCATACTCCTAGTGTATGTAATTTCTGTAGCGTAGGATGTAATATTATTATTAGTGAAAGGTTAGGAATTTTTAGAAAAGTGGAAAATAGATATCATGGCAATATAAATGGTCATTTTATTTGTGATTTAGGTAGATTTGGAAATCACTTTATTAACGACAAAAAAATTCCATTGTATCCAATTTTATTAAAGAAAAATAAAAAATTTAAATTGAATAAAAAAGAAGCTATTAACGAAGCTAAAAAGATTTTAAGTAAATCAAAAAAGATATTAGGTATAGGTTCTTATAGATCTAGCATAGAAAATAATTTTTCTTTGTTAAATTTTGTAGGTAAAAAAAATTTTTCTAATGGTATGATTAAGACAGAAAGTAAGTGTAATAATATTATAACAAATTTTTTAAAAAAAAATTGTAGTAATGTTCCTACTCTTAAAGAAGTAGAAAATTATGATTCTATAATAATTATAGGTCAAGATATTACTATTACAGCTCCAAGAATGTCTTTATCAGTAAGACAATCTGTAAAAAATATAGTTAATAAAAAAAAAATTAATTTTAAAAAAATATGTAGTTCTTTAAATATTTCTTATAAAAATAAAATTTTTAGTAAAAATAACAGTTCTATTTTTGTATTGAGTAATGATTCAACTAAATTAGAAGATATTTCTAAAATAAATTATTATAGTGATTATGTTGGTCAAACTAAATTTTTATTTTTTTTAGAGAAGACTATTAGTAAAAAAAAATTTAAAAAGTGTAATTTTTTTATTTCTATAAAAGAAAAAATTTTATATATAGCAAAAATATTAGAATTGTGTGAAAAACCTTTAATAATCTTAAGTTTTCATGACAATGATTTAAATTTAACAAAATCTTGTATAAATTTAATAAGTTCTGTAAAAAAAATTAATTCTAACTTAGGAAGTATTTTTTTAACTTCCGGGCCTAATAGTATAAGTACTTCAATTATGAGTAAAATATCGTTAGATGATATTTTAAAAACAGCATATAGAGAAAGAAATATTTCTATAATTTTAATAGAAAATGATTTATATAGATTGATATCAAAAAATATTATAGAAAAAATTTTAAAAAAAAATAATAAAATAATAGTATTAGATTATATAAACACTAATAGTATGAAAAAATTTACTTTGTCTCTTCCAATTAATAGTTTTTTAGAAAGGACAGGAACTATAGTAAATTATGAAGGAAGAGCTCAGAAGTATTTTAAATTATTTGATAAAAAATATTATAATAAATTATCTATTAGAATGGATGCCTGGAAATGGATAAGTAAGATATATTATAAAATAAAAAAAAAAAAATCTAGATGTAACAATTTGAATAATATAATAAATTTATGTATAAAAGACATTCCTGATTTTGAAGGAATTCAAAATACTTCTCCTAGATATAATTTTAAAATATCTGGTCAAAAAATACCTAGATATACTAATAGGGCAAGTGGTAGAACAATATTAAGAAATAGTAAAGAAGATTTTAAAAAAGATATTATATATGATTCAGATACTATGTTTTCTACATCTATGGAAGGATATAAGAATTTTAACAATAAAATAAGTCATATTCCATTTGTATGGAATCCTGGAATAAATTCACCTCAAGCATGGAATAACATTCCTAAAAAAAATTTTTTTTCTGGGAAGAAAATATTTAGAACAACTAAAAAAATAAGTATTAAACCAAACAAAATATTTTTTTATGAAAATTTTAATAAAAATGAATTTGTTGTTACAAGATATAATTCATTGTTCGAAAATGAGGAAATTTCACAACTTCATAATGTTTTAGATAAAAAAAATGATTTAATTCCTGGTTTTATAAGCTTTAAATATAAAAATTTCTCGAAGTTTAAAAAAAATAGTATATTATTATTTAGATTCAATTCTAAAAATTTTAAAATTATGTTATATTTTTCAAAATTTTTAAAATATGGATATATTTCTTTACCAATAGGATTATATAAAATTCCATTATTTTTAAATGGTTGTAAAATAAAAAAATTTAAAATAATATAA
- the nuoH gene encoding NADH-quinone oxidoreductase subunit NuoH has protein sequence MNILLNFISTFFLIILVTILGAFLSIFERKILAILQNRCGPNRVGWFGSMQIFADVIKIFFKEDWIPPFSKKFIFFISPVISFCISLFMFFIIPFYNKCNILNINNIGVLFFLMLASLSIYSIILSGLSSNNKYSLLGSIRAISQTITYEIFLGISLMSIIIKSNSYNINDIIISQKHMWNVIPQFLNFLVFLIASLAVCHRHPFDQPESEQEISDGYHIEYSGMKFGMFFISQYISIFSVSAFISCIFFGGYLGINNFPIACLILKTLILVFLFILIRASIPRPRYDKIISFGWKFCFPISLLNLFSTAFFVLIYN, from the coding sequence ATGAATATTTTATTAAATTTTATAAGTACTTTTTTTTTAATTATTTTAGTAACTATATTAGGGGCTTTTTTAAGTATTTTTGAAAGAAAAATTTTAGCTATATTACAAAATAGATGTGGTCCTAATAGAGTTGGTTGGTTTGGTAGCATGCAAATTTTTGCAGATGTTATAAAAATATTTTTTAAAGAGGACTGGATACCTCCATTTAGTAAAAAATTTATATTTTTTATATCTCCAGTTATATCTTTTTGCATATCATTATTTATGTTTTTTATAATTCCTTTTTATAATAAATGTAATATACTTAATATAAATAATATAGGTGTGTTATTTTTCTTAATGCTAGCAAGTTTATCAATATATTCTATAATATTATCTGGATTATCTAGTAATAACAAATATTCTTTACTAGGATCTATAAGGGCTATATCTCAAACTATAACTTATGAGATTTTTTTGGGAATATCTTTAATGTCTATAATTATAAAATCTAATTCTTATAATATTAATGACATTATAATAAGTCAAAAACATATGTGGAATGTTATTCCACAATTTTTAAATTTTTTAGTTTTTTTAATAGCTAGTTTAGCTGTATGTCATAGACATCCATTTGACCAGCCGGAATCTGAACAAGAGATATCTGATGGGTATCATATAGAATATTCTGGAATGAAATTTGGAATGTTTTTTATATCTCAATATATATCAATTTTTTCTGTTTCAGCATTTATTTCGTGTATTTTTTTTGGAGGTTATTTAGGTATTAATAATTTTCCTATAGCTTGTTTGATTTTAAAAACTTTAATTTTAGTGTTTTTATTTATTTTAATTAGAGCGTCTATTCCTAGACCTCGTTATGATAAAATAATTTCTTTTGGGTGGAAATTTTGTTTTCCTATTTCTTTATTAAATTTATTTAGTACTGCATTTTTTGTTTTAATATATAATTAA
- the nuoI gene encoding NADH-quinone oxidoreductase subunit NuoI, which yields MLFLKNILCNFFSQVRSIFFVFINIFNKRETVMYPEEKTKLFPRYRGRIVLTQDENGNDRCVACNLCASVCPSSCIILQQDKDNNGRSYPKFFKIDFSRCIFCGLCEEACPTAAIQLLPDFELSDYRRQDLIYEKEDLIISNQGKYLDYDFYSVSGVKLKNKNLCKNSKHVNNVDTKKILP from the coding sequence ATGTTATTTTTAAAAAATATTTTATGCAATTTTTTCTCTCAAGTTAGAAGTATTTTTTTTGTTTTTATAAATATTTTTAATAAAAGAGAAACTGTAATGTATCCAGAAGAAAAAACAAAATTGTTTCCTAGATATAGAGGAAGAATAGTTTTAACACAAGATGAGAATGGAAATGATAGATGTGTAGCATGTAATCTATGTGCTTCAGTTTGTCCATCTAGTTGTATAATTTTGCAACAAGACAAGGATAATAATGGAAGAAGTTATCCAAAATTTTTTAAAATAGATTTTTCTAGATGTATTTTTTGTGGTTTATGTGAAGAAGCTTGTCCTACTGCAGCAATACAACTTTTACCAGATTTTGAATTGTCTGATTATAGAAGACAAGATTTAATATATGAGAAAGAAGATTTAATAATTTCTAACCAAGGAAAATATTTAGATTATGACTTTTATTCAGTATCTGGTGTTAAATTAAAAAATAAAAATTTATGTAAAAATAGTAAGCATGTCAACAATGTAGATACAAAAAAAATATTACCTTAA
- a CDS encoding NADH-quinone oxidoreductase subunit J → MQFIFFLSSFISLVSIFFIIFGNNLLYSILFLIISFLSTSVIFFLLGSCLAGFFQVVIYSGAILLLFVFFIMTIDNKSNIFVTEICMKKILKIFFLFLISSIFFIEVIYIFNNCFDNTKLLSKLINVKNVGKTLFSDYFFLIELSSMLLLESLIVSFYINKDYKKF, encoded by the coding sequence ATGCAATTTATATTTTTTTTATCTAGTTTTATTTCATTAGTTTCTATATTTTTTATAATTTTTGGAAATAACTTATTATATTCTATATTATTTCTAATAATTTCATTTTTATCTACTTCTGTAATATTTTTTTTATTAGGATCATGTTTAGCTGGATTTTTTCAAGTTGTTATTTATTCTGGAGCAATTTTATTATTATTTGTATTTTTTATTATGACAATTGATAATAAAAGTAATATTTTTGTAACTGAAATTTGTATGAAAAAAATTTTAAAAATATTTTTTTTATTTTTAATTTCTAGTATTTTTTTCATTGAGGTAATATATATATTTAATAATTGTTTTGACAATACAAAATTATTATCTAAATTAATTAATGTTAAAAATGTTGGAAAGACTTTATTCTCAGACTATTTTTTTTTAATTGAATTGTCTTCTATGTTGTTATTAGAATCATTAATTGTGTCGTTTTATATTAATAAAGATTATAAGAAGTTTTAA
- the nuoK gene encoding NADH-quinone oxidoreductase subunit NuoK: protein MISIFYCFVLSALIFSLGVFIFFLKNNIFFMLLGLEVMLNGCLLLFITSGNYWNNENGQIIYIFIITASAAEVCVSLSLLFKFYKINNTLNINLLSELKK from the coding sequence ATGATATCCATATTTTATTGCTTTGTTTTATCTGCATTGATATTTTCGTTAGGAGTTTTTATTTTTTTTTTGAAAAATAATATTTTTTTTATGTTATTAGGATTAGAAGTAATGTTAAATGGATGTTTGTTGCTTTTTATAACATCTGGAAATTATTGGAATAACGAAAACGGGCAAATAATTTATATATTTATAATAACTGCATCAGCCGCAGAAGTTTGTGTTAGTTTATCGTTGTTATTTAAATTTTATAAAATTAATAATACATTAAATATAAATTTATTAAGTGAGTTAAAAAAATGA
- the nuoL gene encoding NADH-quinone oxidoreductase subunit L yields the protein MSIILFTILFPLIGFFLLNFFKNFFSKKILFFIGFFTLLISFLTSLLSFYFFYKLKKQFFVFNIWNLISIENFEFNISFLLDELSLSMLIMITSIGILIYSFSYWYMYLEKEVIKFFSYINLFIFSMLILVLSDNFLLIYFGWESVGICSYLLVSFYNNNIKSIFYSMKSFLISKISDIFFLISIFLIYYCFNTFNIHKISSLLISSESNEKLYLIKLISIFLLLSAISKSAQFPFHTWLPCAMVGPTPASALIHSATMVTSGIYLISRSKDIFLINNEIFYLICCVSSFSIILGSISSIFSKDIKKILAYSTISQIGYMFLSIGIKSWSCAIFHLISHAIFKSLIFISTCYIILYNKNEQNIFKMSFVKKKNPLVYFSFLIGLMSLMSFPIISLGFYSKGEILFKIFESKNYLFFLIAALGSVLTTIYVFRLILNILFLKKKYFKKKLYENFFHDIPIIILMMCSTFLGIFIVPDLSNFFSDYLKKNNLYILLECLFSFIIIFTSYLYYLIIKNKLFLENLYFFNYSYICLKKIFKQDLYFKNFYSNLESLYNFFAYIFYKDIFKYLINSVIYIIKKINKFIIKLHCGNLKIYILTFFLVSIFVYTIVIFI from the coding sequence ATGAGTATTATTCTTTTCACAATTTTATTTCCTTTAATAGGTTTTTTTTTGTTAAACTTTTTTAAAAATTTTTTTAGTAAAAAAATTTTGTTTTTTATAGGATTTTTTACATTATTAATATCATTTTTAACCAGTTTATTAAGTTTTTATTTTTTTTATAAATTAAAAAAACAGTTTTTTGTATTTAATATATGGAACTTGATATCAATAGAAAATTTTGAATTTAATATTAGTTTTTTATTAGATGAACTATCATTATCTATGTTAATCATGATTACTAGTATAGGTATTTTGATATATTCTTTTTCTTATTGGTATATGTATTTGGAAAAAGAAGTAATAAAATTTTTTTCTTATATTAATTTGTTTATATTCAGTATGTTAATTTTAGTTTTGTCTGATAATTTTTTATTGATTTATTTTGGATGGGAAAGTGTAGGAATTTGTTCTTATTTATTAGTTAGTTTTTATAACAATAATATTAAAAGTATTTTTTATTCTATGAAATCTTTTTTAATATCTAAAATAAGTGATATATTTTTTTTAATATCTATATTTCTGATATATTATTGTTTTAATACTTTTAATATACATAAAATATCAAGTTTATTAATTTCATCAGAGTCGAATGAAAAATTATATTTAATAAAATTAATTTCTATATTTTTATTGTTGTCAGCTATTTCAAAATCAGCCCAGTTTCCTTTTCATACCTGGTTACCTTGTGCTATGGTAGGGCCTACACCTGCTTCAGCACTAATACATTCGGCTACTATGGTAACTTCTGGAATATATTTAATATCTAGATCTAAAGATATTTTTTTAATAAACAATGAAATTTTTTATTTAATATGTTGTGTAAGCTCCTTCTCTATTATTTTAGGTAGTATATCATCTATTTTCAGTAAAGATATAAAGAAAATATTAGCATATTCTACAATTAGTCAAATAGGATATATGTTTTTGTCAATAGGAATAAAATCTTGGTCTTGTGCAATTTTTCATTTAATAAGTCACGCTATTTTTAAATCTTTAATATTTATTTCTACTTGTTATATAATTCTATATAATAAAAATGAACAAAACATATTCAAAATGAGTTTTGTGAAAAAAAAAAATCCTTTAGTGTATTTTTCTTTTTTAATAGGATTAATGTCTTTAATGTCATTTCCAATAATAAGTTTAGGTTTTTATAGTAAAGGAGAAATTTTATTTAAAATATTTGAATCAAAAAATTACTTATTTTTTTTAATAGCAGCACTTGGTTCAGTTCTTACTACTATTTATGTATTTAGATTAATATTAAACATATTATTTTTAAAAAAAAAATATTTTAAAAAAAAATTATATGAAAATTTTTTTCATGATATTCCTATTATAATTTTAATGATGTGTTCTACTTTCTTAGGGATATTTATAGTTCCTGATTTATCCAATTTTTTTTCTGATTATTTAAAAAAAAATAATTTATATATCTTATTAGAATGTTTATTTAGTTTTATAATAATTTTTACATCTTATTTATATTATTTAATAATAAAGAACAAATTATTTTTAGAAAATTTATATTTTTTTAATTATTCATATATTTGTTTAAAGAAAATTTTTAAACAAGATTTATATTTTAAAAATTTTTATTCTAACTTAGAAAGTTTATATAATTTTTTTGCTTATATTTTTTATAAAGACATTTTTAAATATTTAATTAACTCTGTTATATATATTATAAAAAAAATTAATAAATTTATTATAAAATTACATTGTGGTAATTTAAAAATATATATATTAACATTTTTTTTAGTCTCTATTTTTGTATATACAATTGTAATATTTATATAA
- the nuoM gene encoding NADH-quinone oxidoreductase subunit M, producing the protein MIPFLIVIPFFGGIISWFSQKYSDKLPRCVALISIILMFLINLIMFLNNFFEKLFFSYKIFFNNNFSIVCIKNLGINFSLYCDRFSLYMIFITILLGLLSITFSYNKSYKNPGMFYLNILFLISSIIGSFLSTDLFFFFLFLEIMIFPVCFLNFFWGNNKNSKKNNFDYIKNFFLHSQVSSIILLFSILLLVNYYHSINGIWTFNFDILKTVFVHKNFLENLILYGFLFSFIIKLPSVPFHTWFPNMIMYSPKGNCVDLIGFLSKVGVYGLLRFFIPISGNILYKIQVFMIFLGIINVFYGAFMASIKNNLKHILSYINISHIGIIMLSIFNLNNLSYEGLLLYIISSTISSSAIFALSNKIYEKFNTYDLRKMGGLWKELNFVPNFFLFFTLSNFGLPGTGNFIGEILIFIGFFLLYPKISAFFTISIIFFVFCSLKMFHRIFYGNLKNYSKNFDLNFIETLLILFFMFLLILIGLFPNFIFYKFNFLDIFLVNCS; encoded by the coding sequence ATGATTCCTTTTCTTATTGTTATTCCATTTTTTGGTGGAATAATTTCGTGGTTTTCTCAAAAATATAGTGATAAGTTACCAAGGTGTGTAGCTTTAATTTCTATTATATTAATGTTTTTAATAAATTTGATAATGTTTTTAAATAATTTTTTTGAAAAATTATTTTTTTCCTATAAAATTTTTTTTAATAATAATTTTTCTATAGTGTGTATAAAGAATCTAGGAATTAACTTTAGTTTATATTGTGATAGGTTTTCTTTATATATGATTTTTATTACAATTTTATTAGGTCTACTTTCTATAACATTTTCTTACAATAAAAGTTATAAAAATCCTGGTATGTTTTATTTAAATATATTATTTTTAATTTCTAGTATAATAGGATCTTTTTTATCTACGGATTTATTTTTTTTCTTTTTGTTCTTAGAAATAATGATTTTTCCTGTTTGTTTTTTAAATTTTTTTTGGGGAAATAATAAAAATTCAAAAAAAAATAATTTTGACTATATAAAAAATTTTTTTTTGCATAGTCAAGTATCTTCTATAATTTTATTATTTTCTATTTTGTTGTTAGTAAATTATTATCATAGTATAAACGGAATATGGACATTTAATTTTGATATTTTAAAAACAGTTTTTGTACACAAAAATTTTTTAGAAAATTTAATTTTATATGGATTTTTATTTTCTTTTATTATAAAACTTCCTTCTGTTCCTTTTCATACCTGGTTTCCAAATATGATTATGTATTCTCCAAAAGGAAATTGTGTAGATTTAATAGGTTTTTTATCTAAAGTTGGAGTATATGGATTATTAAGATTTTTTATTCCTATATCTGGAAATATATTATATAAAATACAAGTTTTTATGATTTTTTTAGGTATTATAAACGTTTTTTACGGAGCTTTTATGGCTAGCATAAAAAATAATTTAAAACATATTTTATCATATATAAATATTTCTCATATCGGAATAATTATGTTATCTATTTTTAATTTAAACAATTTATCTTATGAGGGGTTATTATTATATATTATTTCTAGTACTATTTCTTCTTCTGCTATTTTTGCATTGTCTAATAAAATATATGAAAAGTTTAATACATATGATTTAAGAAAAATGGGGGGATTGTGGAAAGAATTAAATTTTGTTCCAAATTTTTTTTTATTCTTTACTTTGTCTAATTTTGGTCTTCCTGGTACTGGAAATTTTATAGGTGAAATATTAATTTTTATAGGTTTTTTTTTATTATATCCTAAAATATCTGCATTTTTTACAATAAGCATTATATTTTTTGTATTTTGTTCTTTAAAAATGTTTCATAGAATTTTTTATGGAAATTTAAAAAATTACTCAAAAAATTTTGATTTAAACTTTATAGAAACATTATTAATATTATTTTTTATGTTTTTATTAATATTAATAGGATTGTTTCCAAATTTTATATTTTATAAATTTAATTTTTTAGATATTTTTTTAGTCAATTGTTCTTAA